CCCCTGGTTCAGGACATGAGTGTTTGGGTTGATCACGACCTTCTCTCCGGCGAAGCCTTCAAAGGGGTCAACTATGTCGCGGTCGATGTTATTAGACCAGCTGGTCTGCAACAGCCCCAACCAGAAGAAGGTGGCGTTCCTGCTGGGACGACTGCGGCCACAAAAGTCATTGCTCATCTCAGATCATGGATTGATCCTCCCAACAGTCAATCAGTTGCTCTTTCGTCGTCCCTTTGTGCAAGTCTTGGGTGTTCTGGCATGGTTGGCGGGATAGTCAAGCTTCAAGCAGCTCCACAGCAACTCCCCAAGACTGCGGTTCAGAGCATCAAGGTTTTTCCTTTCGCCACAAATGCAAAGACGGTCGAAGGCCTGCGGTTTGGTGGAGAatccaaggctgagaaggaagagtctGCGAAGCGGTTCCGACAAATCTATGCCGCTACTAGAGGTACTGACGGGCTTCTTCAAGGGCCTCTGACAGACGGCTCCATTATTAGCTTATACGGCggtcttgatcctcctcAGGGGTGGGAAGGCGGCATCATTAAATttgcctttggtggtgatttTCAGGAGAACAAAGACGCTGCGAattggcttcttggactCGATACTAAACTCCCGATTGACTTTCAGCCACCAACCCCtcggccatcatggctgaccGAAACGGATGGGTTTGAGCGTCAACCAACCCACGATTCTCTCCTTGTTGGAATCGACTCCTTGCTGGATAATTTACAGTCTAATCTTGTCCACCTTTCTTCGGTCCTTCTCACTGGTGGCATGGGATCCGGAAAATCTTCAATTGCTCGACACTTGGCACAAAAACTTCGACAAGATTCATTATTCCATACATTATACTACCCTTGTCGGAAACTAGTCAATGACGAGACACGGATCTCAACCATAAAGGAAACTTTGAACCGCTTGTTCGCCACTGCCAGCTGGGGTGCACGCTTGAACGGAAAAGCTGTGGTagttcttgatgacctggacAAGCTTTGTCCTGTAGAAACCGAACTTCAGGTTGGCAATGACAATGGAAGGAGCAGGCAAGTCGGTGAGATCCTGTGCTCGATCGTCAGGCAATACTGTACCCGCGACAGCGGTGTTGTTCTCCTGGCCACAGCTGAGGGCAAGGAGTCGATCAATGGTGTTGTAGTCAGTGGCCATGTCGTGCGCGAGATCGTCGAACTCAAGGCGCCCGATAAGGAATCGAGACGCCGAGTGATGGAATCTATCGTTATGCAGGATGCCATAACGGCTGACGAAGCTCAGACACAGTTCAGCGATGAAAGTCGACCACAAACTGCCGACGGCAGCATGACGGAGGACAGTGGTGCTTGGATGGACGGCGCTAGTCATGCAAGCAAGGAGAGTCATCCGACAAAGACGAGcggcttcatcttggaccCAGATCTTGACTTCCTTGACATTTCTGGGTCTACAGACGGCTACATGCCCGGTGACATCAATGTCCTTGTGTCTCGTGCGAGGAACGAGGCTATCATTCGTGCCATCGCTGAGTCGCCAGACTCGACAGGCGCCATTCACTTGGCAAGGGCTGATTTTGACAAGGCTCTCAAGGGGTTCACGCCAGCCTCATTGAGGAATGTGTCGCTGCAGAGTTCGtcaacaagcttcaagtcGATTGGAGGACTGCAAGAGACACGACAAGTGCTCTTGGAGACGCTACAATACCCAACTAAATATGCGCCAATCTTTGCGCAGTGTCCGCTACGCCTTCGAtccggccttcttctttacGGATATCCTGGTTGCGGTAAGACACTTCTTGCCAGCGCTGTTGCCGGCGAGTGTGGCCTCAATTTTATCAGTGTCAAGGGCCCTGAAATTCTGAACAAGTATATCGGTGCCTCTGAGAAGAGTGTTCGAGATCTGTTTGATAGGGCCCAGGCGGCGAAGCCATGTGTACTCTTCTTCGATGAGTTTGACTCCATTGCACCCAAGAGAGGACACGACTCTACGGGTGTTACGGACCGTGTGGTCAACCAGCTTCTCACACAGATGGATGGTGCCGAAGGGCTGTCCGGTGTCTACGTGCTGGCAGCTACTTCACGACCTGACCTGATCGATcctgctcttcttcgtcccGGCCGTCTGGACAAGTCTTTGTTGTGCGATATGCCTTCTCTGGACGATCGTGTTGACATTATCAAGGCGCTGTTTCAAAAAGTCAGACTCTCAGATGAGTTGACCGAATCCGATGGGCCACTGACGGACATTGCTCGCCGTACTGAGGGCTTCTCGGGTGCTGACCTTCAGGCTCTTGTTTCCAATGCTCAGCTCGAGGCTATTCACGATGTtttggatgttgatggaCCTACAGTTACTTCTAAACGACCCAACGGAACCAATGGAAAGTCGAATACCACACCTAGCTTCGTCCAGTTCCGTTATGGTAAAGACGCCAAACCTCTGACTGAGGCGACGCCAAAAAGCAAGTCTGCTGCTCTGGTGGAGAACGCATCTATTTTGGCAAAgcttgaagagatcaagatAGCTCGtaagaagttgaagcaaaTCCATGGGGCTCCCGCCGCCAACACAGACGCCAAGGCGCAAAGCAGCGATCAGAGGGAAGTGGTGATTGAATGGGACCACCTCATAAAGGCTCTGGATAACACACGGGCGAGTATCAGTtctgaggagaaggccagaTTGCAGAGGATATATACCGAGTTTGTTGTGGGTAGAAGTGGCCAAATGAAGGATGGGCAGGGAAGCATGGAGATTGGAGGCCGAAGCAGCTTGATGTGAGATATGGGTTTGGCATGTATAGAATATGGATGTGAACGTAGATGCCAGCATCTTGGATTAAGTTTCGTTATCTTTTGAGATTCTCGATAGagctttttatattatagctGGTTAAGTGGAGGCGGCGTCTTCAGCAAGAATCGTCTTCATACTCTCAAGAACGGCAGCGTGGATACCCTGTCTCGCTGCAAGCAGTCCATTGTTCTGGCTCAGATCCCTTCCAGCTCCAAAGTCCATATCCTTGCCGTTGAGATCGGTTACTTTACCGCCGGCTTCGGTCAAGATAAGCTGAGCTCCAGCATGATCCCAGATATGCATCACGACATCGTCAGATGAAGGGATGCGCAGCTGGAAATCACCGCCGCCAACGAGGAGTGCCGCATAACGGATGTGTGATGAGTACAGCTCGATGTTTGGAAATTCAGCACCGAAAGAGCTTGCGAGTTTGCGGATGAGGTCGTGACGAGACGTCGAACCACTCGAGTAGTTGATGATCTGAGCTTCAGCGGGGCTTGAGGCTTTGGCGACGCTGTCAAGAGGCTGAGCTGGCTGGAGACCGCTGAAATCCATTTTGCGAATCGTGGTGCCTTGACCGCGAACTGCGGTGAGCATAAGACCCAAACCATCTTTGTCGATGGTTGACTCTGCAACTTTATCATCCATGGGCTTGAGGTTTGCACAGcccaaaacaccaacgaCCTCCTTTCCATCCTCTACCAAGGCTAGGGAGACAGCGTATTGTTCTCCCTTGAGGAACGTAGCTGTTCCATCGATAGGATCCATTACCCAGAATCGCCCCTTTCTCCCACCCTGACCACGTCCTCCAAGATCGATcacctcaagaagctcctcaacatccttgggGCTCGCAAGGAGGGCTTCGTCGTCTGAGTTCTCGAGGTGAGCGCCAGAGGCAAGTTCCCA
This region of Fusarium verticillioides 7600 chromosome 3, whole genome shotgun sequence genomic DNA includes:
- a CDS encoding 3'(2'),5'-bisphosphate nucleotidase, with the translated sequence MSSYTLERQIAELAVLRASILTKRVQSTVSGISKSDDSPVTAADFAAQAVLISALRKAFPGDNFVGEEDSSALREDPALKQRVWELASGAHLENSDDEALLASPKDVEELLEVIDLGGRGQGGRKGRFWVMDPIDGTATFLKGEQYAVSLALVEDGKEVVGVLGCANLKPMDDKVAESTIDKDGLGLMLTAVRGQGTTIRKMDFSGLQPAQPLDSVAKASSPAEAQIINYSSGSTSRHDLIRKLASSFGAEFPNIELYSSHIRYAALLVGGGDFQLRIPSSDDVVMHIWDHAGAQLILTEAGGKVTDLNGKDMDFGAGRDLSQNNGLLAARQGIHAAVLESMKTILAEDAAST